A region from the Vicia villosa cultivar HV-30 ecotype Madison, WI linkage group LG3, Vvil1.0, whole genome shotgun sequence genome encodes:
- the LOC131658716 gene encoding uncharacterized protein LOC131658716, with protein sequence MSTNNRIPSNLPILDSKNYDKWSKQMKVMFGYQEVLDIVNNGVTPLGDEPTAAHQATFKEEKKKDYKALFLIHSCVDGDNFEKVSDCESARQACLILKKAYAGAAKAKSCGETILEQNVVSKILRPLTSRFDNIVVAIEESKDLTSLGKDELQSSLEAHEQRMDERGSDKSKTEIALQARFNERSKGSKGKWPSKGKQGDGDSKNSKGQKGESSNSNGYGDRSNARGGKPKDMSKIQCWKCKKLGHFQAKCGAKQLESKGDEAKVARQEVDNEATLLMMITDECDGMTEVLDSSCKSRESSCSSAENTTILSSEQNVMISVRDGTQGNEEWYLDSGCSTHMTGRRDWFMQINQVAKNKVKFTDDSTLMAEGVGYVLIDKKDGGHSMVKGVLYIPGIKCNLLSIGQLLEKGYNIRLEDKILRVVDASGVLILKAPMATNRTFKVELKVLEHSCLATGASREEWLWHYRLGHLNFCDLKVLQQEGMVTGLPHINVPAELCEECVKGKQQK encoded by the exons ATGAGTACCAATAATCGAATTCCTTCCAATTTACCGATTCTTGATTCGAAGAATTATGATAAGTGGTCTAAGCAAATGAAAGTCATGTTTGGATATCAAGAAGTTCTTGATATCGTCAACAATGGTGTCACACCACTTGGGGATGAACCTACAGCTGCACATCAAGCCACCTtcaaggaagagaagaagaaagattacaaagctcTCTTCTTGATACACTCTTGCGTCGATGGTGATAATTTCGAAAAGGTTAGTGATTGCGAGTCTGCGAGGCAAGCTTGCTTAATTCTTAAGAAAGCATATGCTGGGGCTGCGAAGGCGAAg tcgtGTGGGGAAACTATCTTAGAGCAGAATGTTGTGTCAAAAATCTTACGTCCGTTAACGTCAAGATTCGACAACATTGTAgtggctattgaagagtcgaaGGATCTTACGTCGTTGGGCAAGGATGAGCTTCAAAGTTCCCTAGAagcacatgaacaaagaatggacgaGAGAGGAAGCGATAAGTCAAAGACGGAGATTGCTTTGCAAGCTCGTTTCAATGAAAGGAGTAAAGGTTCGAAAGGGAAATGGCCTTCGAAAGGGAAGCAAGGTGATGGTGATTCTAaaaattcgaagggacaaaagGGTGAGAGCAGCAACTCAAATGGTTATGGTGATCGGAGCAACGCGAGAGGTGGAAAACCAAAAGACATGAGTAAAATACAATGCTGGAAATGTAAGAAACTTGGACATTTTCAAGCAAAGTGTGGTGCTAAACAGCTGGAATCTAAAGGGGATGAAGCCAAGGTTGCGAGGCAAGAGGTGGATAATGAAGCCACACTATTAATGATGATTACCGATGAGTGTGATGGCATGACAGAGGTGCTGGATAGCAGCTGCAAGTCACGGGAGAGCAGCTGCAGTAGTGCAGAAAACACGACAATTTTGAGCtcggaacaaaatgtgatgatttcGGTTCGAGATGGAACCCAAGGCAACGAGGAGTGGTACTTAGACTCCGGGTGTTCAACGCATATGACGGGAAGAAGAGATTGGTTTATGCAAATCAATCAAGTGGCGAAAAATAAAGTGAAGTTTACGGACGATTCCACTCTCATGGCCGAAGGTGTCGGTTATGTGTTGATCGATAAAAAGGATGGTGGACATTCTATGGTCAAGGGTGTGCTATATATTCCAGGTATTAAGTGTAATCTTTTAAGTATTGGTCAATTGCTCGAAAAGGGTTACAACATACGGTTGGAAGATAAGATCTTGCGGGTTGTTGATGCTAGTGGTGTGTTGATCCTAAAGGCTCCTATGGCTACCAATAGGACTTTCAAAGTTGAGCTGAAAGTATTGGAGCATAGTTGTTTAGCTACAGGTGCAAGTAGAGAGGAGTGGTTATGGCACTATCGTCTCGGTCACTTGAATTTCTGTGATCTCAAAGTGTTGCAACAAGAAGGTATGGTTACCGGGCTGCCACACATTAACGTTCCAGCGGAGTTGTGTGAAGAATGTGTGAAAGGAAAGCAACAAAAATGA